From the genome of Lotus japonicus ecotype B-129 chromosome 6, LjGifu_v1.2, one region includes:
- the LOC130726892 gene encoding calmodulin-binding transcription activator 4-like isoform X2, whose translation MPPGLEYNISELYEEAKKRWLKPVEVLYILRNHNECEFTNVPPHQPTGGSLFLFNRRVLRFFRKDGHNWRKKRDGKTVGEAHERLKVGNVEILNCYYAHGEENRTFQRRSYWMLDPEYEHIVLVHYRDINEAKPNSGPARQSSPGSSSVFSQTGSSYTTQNPGTASMLGDDSCEPKLNFSSLGSLDVTSDMVTGNIIMSHLDETDAKVLRQLEEQLSLNEDSFKEFSPLYSKDEVPHDLTPCQDQILVYKEDISSAFSRPDDHKEHYDGYNGRQDDSRNDYHALLDHDCPDGHEKSLSWTEMLESCKPSSVIKLPEQHPYEAFENEKLLSSSRREIIANQESSHWLISNSNNAEKNFAFSFPQDIGGVTSPLYSLEETQGTNSDYYTTFFDQIQIQEPLGTDSSLIVSEKQKFTIREVSPEYCYATETTKVIIIGSFLLPSSDSRWGCMFGDIEVPVEIIQDGVISCETPPHPLGKVTLCITSGNREPCSEVREFEFRNRTNSCARCDSLETVATRSPEELLLLVRFAQMLLSPTTAKHDIIESGSHLPTKQEADDDSWSHIIDTLLVGSGTSSGTIDWLLEELLKDKLQLWLSYRSHERDEGTGCFLSKKEQGIIHMVSGLGFEWALSPILSCGVNVNFRDINGWTALHWAARFGREKVVASLIASGASAGAVTDPNSQDPTGKTAASIAACNGHKGLAGYLSEVDLTSHLSSLTLEERDIAKGFSEFAAELTSHLSKENLEVSEDQVSVANTLDAVRNAALAAARIQAAFRAHSFRKRKEREVVAAMASSSLDGYGISAGGIDDNIPALAALSKFGIRSLRDYAALSIQKKYRGWKGRKEFLALRQKVVKIQAHVRGYQVRKQYKIIIWAVGILDKVVLRWRRKRVGLRSSQKETETNEESDDEDFLKVFRKEKVNVAVEKALKRVLSMVHSTRARQQYSRLLEMYRQAKAELGSTSDETLLSTTSVEDAFNIEDDDLFQFPWEAL comes from the exons TTAACAGAAGAGTCCTACGTTTCTTCCGTAAAGATGGTCATAATTGGCGGAAGAAAAGAGATGGCAAAACTGTGGGAGAAGCACATGAACGGCTTAAG GTTGGAAATGTTGAAATCCTGAACTGTTACTATGCACATGGAGAGGAGAACCGTACTTTCCAGAGGCGGAGCTATTGGATGTTGGATCC GGAATATGAGCATATAGTACTCGTGCATTACAGAGATATAAATGAG GCCAAACCTAATTCTGGACCTGCCAGACAATCGTCACCAGGTTCCTCTTCTGTGTTTAGTCAGACTGGTAGCTCTTATACTACTCAGAACCCAGGGACAGCATCAATGCTTGGTGATGATTCATGTGAACCTAAACTGaatttctccagccttgggtcTTTGGATGTTACCTCTGATATGGTTACCGGGAACATTATAATGAGTCACCTGGATGAAACAGATGCAAAAGTTTTGCGCCAGTTGGAAGAACAGTTAAGTCTGAATGAGGACAGCTTCAAGGAATTTTCTCCCTTGTACAGTAAGGATGAAGTTCCACATGACCTAACACCTTGCCAAGATCAAATATTGGTTTACAAAGAAGATATCTCTTCAGCATTCTCGAGACCAGATGACCATAAAGAACATTATGATGGTTATAATGGAAGACAAG ATGACAGTCGTAATGATTACCATGCATTACTTGATCATGATTGCCCTGATGGACATGAAAAGTCATTATCTTGGACGGAGATGCTGGAATCGTGCAAGCCTTCATCCGTTATCAAGTTACCAGAGCAACATCCATACGAGGCATTTGAAAAT GAAAAGTTACTATCTTCTTCACGAAGGGAAATTATTGCCAACCAGGAAAGCAGCCACTGGCTAATCTCCAACAGTAATAATGCTGAGAAGAATT TTGCCTTCTCATTTCCTCAAGACATTGGTGGAGTCACAAGTCCTCTATATTCTTTGGAAGAAACTCAAGGAACTAATTCTGACTACTACACAACATTTTTTGATCAAATCCAAATTCAAGAACCTCTGGGTACAGATTCAAGCTTGATTGTTTCAGAGAAACAGAAATTTACAATTAGGGAAGTCTCCCCAGAATATTGTTATGCCACTGAGACTACAAAG GTGATCATTATTGGGTCATTTCTCCTCCCTTCCTCGGATTCTAGGTGGGGTTGTATGTTTGGTGATATTGAAGTTCCTGTTGAGATAATTCAGGATGGCGTAATCAGTTGTGAAACTCCGCCCCATCCTCTCGGAAAGGTCACTCTGTGCATTACTTCAGGAAATAGGGAGCCATGCAGTGAAGTCAGAGAGTTTGAGTTTCGCAATAGGACCAATAGTTGTGCTCGCTGTGATTCATTGGAAACAGTGGCCACTAGAAGTCCAGAAGAGCTGTTATTACTTGTTCGATTTGCACAGATGCTCCTTTCTCCTACGACAGCAAAGCATGACATTATAGAATCTGGAAGTCACCTTCCAACCAAACAAGAAGCAGATGATGATTCATGGAGCCATATTATAGACACTCTCCTTGTTGGCAGCGGAACTTCATCTGGTACTATTGATTGGCTTCTTGAAGAGCTGCTGAAGGATAAGCTGCAGCTCTGGCTTTCCTACAGATCCCATGAAAGAGATGAAGGGACAGGTTGTTTTTTGTCCAAGAAAGAGCAGGGGATTATTCACATGGTTTCTGGGTTGGGCTTCGAGTGGGCCTTGAGCCCCATTCTCAGCTGTGGTGTGAATGTAAATTTCCGTGACATCAATGGGTGGACCGCCCTTCATTGGGCTGCACGGTTTGGAAG GGAAAAGGTGGTTGCTTCACTTATAGCTTCCGGCGCATCTGCTGGAGCAGTGACAGATCCGAATTCACAAGATCCAACTGGTAAAACTGCTGCCTCTATTGCGGCCTGCAATGGACATAAGGGACTTGCTGGGTATCTTTCAGAGGTTGATCTAACAAGCCATCTGTCATCCCTCACATTGGAAGAGAGGGATATTGCTAAAGGTTTTTCTGAGTTTGCAGCTGAGTTAACAAGCCATCTGTCTAAGGAAAATCTTGAAGTCAGTGAAGATCAGGTTTCAGTAGCAAATACCTTGGATGCTGTCAGAAATGCAGCTCTGGCAGCTGCTCGAATACAGGCTGCTTTTCGTGCACATTCCTTCCGGAAACggaaagagagagaagttgTGGCCGCTATGGCTTCTTCCAGTCTAGATGGATATGGTATCAGTGCAG GTGGCATTGACGATAACATTCCAGCACTTGCTGCCTTGTCAAAATTTGGCATTCGAAGCTTACGTGATTATGCTGCCTTATCAATTCAGAAGAAATACCGAGGCTGGAAAGGTCGCAAAGAATTCTTAGCATTGCGCCAAAAAGTAGTAAAGATACAG GCTCATGTGAGGGGTTACCAGGTTCGGAAGCAATACAAGATAATAATATGGGCCGTTGGAATTTTGGACAAAGTTGTGCTACGGTGGCGGAGAAAACGAGTTGGTTTACGAAGTTCTCAAAAAGAAACGGAGACAAATGAAGaaagtgatgatgaagattttcTGAAGGTGTTCCGAAAAGAGAAAGTAAATGTAGCAGTTGAAAAGGCTTTGAAACGGGTGCTTTCCATGGTCCATTCTACCCGTGCTCGTCAGCAATATAGTCGCCTCCTTGAGATGTATCGGCAAGCCAAG GCTGAACTTGGCAGCACGAGTGATGAAACACTGCTATCAACAACATCTGTAGAGGATGCTTTCAAtattgaagatgatgatttgTTTCAATTCCCCTGGGAAGCGCTCTAG
- the LOC130726892 gene encoding calmodulin-binding transcription activator 4-like isoform X1, with product MPPGLEYNISELYEEAKKRWLKPVEVLYILRNHNECEFTNVPPHQPTGGSLFLFNRRVLRFFRKDGHNWRKKRDGKTVGEAHERLKVGNVEILNCYYAHGEENRTFQRRSYWMLDPEYEHIVLVHYRDINEAKPNSGPARQSSPGSSSVFSQTGSSYTTQNPGTASMLGDDSCEPKLNFSSLGSLDVTSDMVTGNIIMSHLDETDAKVLRQLEEQLSLNEDSFKEFSPLYSKDEVPHDLTPCQDQILVYKEDISSAFSRPDDHKEHYDGYNGRQDDSRNDYHALLDHDCPDGHEKSLSWTEMLESCKPSSVIKLPEQHPYEAFENEKLLSSSRREIIANQESSHWLISNSNNAEKNSVAFSFPQDIGGVTSPLYSLEETQGTNSDYYTTFFDQIQIQEPLGTDSSLIVSEKQKFTIREVSPEYCYATETTKVIIIGSFLLPSSDSRWGCMFGDIEVPVEIIQDGVISCETPPHPLGKVTLCITSGNREPCSEVREFEFRNRTNSCARCDSLETVATRSPEELLLLVRFAQMLLSPTTAKHDIIESGSHLPTKQEADDDSWSHIIDTLLVGSGTSSGTIDWLLEELLKDKLQLWLSYRSHERDEGTGCFLSKKEQGIIHMVSGLGFEWALSPILSCGVNVNFRDINGWTALHWAARFGREKVVASLIASGASAGAVTDPNSQDPTGKTAASIAACNGHKGLAGYLSEVDLTSHLSSLTLEERDIAKGFSEFAAELTSHLSKENLEVSEDQVSVANTLDAVRNAALAAARIQAAFRAHSFRKRKEREVVAAMASSSLDGYGISAGGIDDNIPALAALSKFGIRSLRDYAALSIQKKYRGWKGRKEFLALRQKVVKIQAHVRGYQVRKQYKIIIWAVGILDKVVLRWRRKRVGLRSSQKETETNEESDDEDFLKVFRKEKVNVAVEKALKRVLSMVHSTRARQQYSRLLEMYRQAKAELGSTSDETLLSTTSVEDAFNIEDDDLFQFPWEAL from the exons TTAACAGAAGAGTCCTACGTTTCTTCCGTAAAGATGGTCATAATTGGCGGAAGAAAAGAGATGGCAAAACTGTGGGAGAAGCACATGAACGGCTTAAG GTTGGAAATGTTGAAATCCTGAACTGTTACTATGCACATGGAGAGGAGAACCGTACTTTCCAGAGGCGGAGCTATTGGATGTTGGATCC GGAATATGAGCATATAGTACTCGTGCATTACAGAGATATAAATGAG GCCAAACCTAATTCTGGACCTGCCAGACAATCGTCACCAGGTTCCTCTTCTGTGTTTAGTCAGACTGGTAGCTCTTATACTACTCAGAACCCAGGGACAGCATCAATGCTTGGTGATGATTCATGTGAACCTAAACTGaatttctccagccttgggtcTTTGGATGTTACCTCTGATATGGTTACCGGGAACATTATAATGAGTCACCTGGATGAAACAGATGCAAAAGTTTTGCGCCAGTTGGAAGAACAGTTAAGTCTGAATGAGGACAGCTTCAAGGAATTTTCTCCCTTGTACAGTAAGGATGAAGTTCCACATGACCTAACACCTTGCCAAGATCAAATATTGGTTTACAAAGAAGATATCTCTTCAGCATTCTCGAGACCAGATGACCATAAAGAACATTATGATGGTTATAATGGAAGACAAG ATGACAGTCGTAATGATTACCATGCATTACTTGATCATGATTGCCCTGATGGACATGAAAAGTCATTATCTTGGACGGAGATGCTGGAATCGTGCAAGCCTTCATCCGTTATCAAGTTACCAGAGCAACATCCATACGAGGCATTTGAAAAT GAAAAGTTACTATCTTCTTCACGAAGGGAAATTATTGCCAACCAGGAAAGCAGCCACTGGCTAATCTCCAACAGTAATAATGCTGAGAAGAATT CAGTTGCCTTCTCATTTCCTCAAGACATTGGTGGAGTCACAAGTCCTCTATATTCTTTGGAAGAAACTCAAGGAACTAATTCTGACTACTACACAACATTTTTTGATCAAATCCAAATTCAAGAACCTCTGGGTACAGATTCAAGCTTGATTGTTTCAGAGAAACAGAAATTTACAATTAGGGAAGTCTCCCCAGAATATTGTTATGCCACTGAGACTACAAAG GTGATCATTATTGGGTCATTTCTCCTCCCTTCCTCGGATTCTAGGTGGGGTTGTATGTTTGGTGATATTGAAGTTCCTGTTGAGATAATTCAGGATGGCGTAATCAGTTGTGAAACTCCGCCCCATCCTCTCGGAAAGGTCACTCTGTGCATTACTTCAGGAAATAGGGAGCCATGCAGTGAAGTCAGAGAGTTTGAGTTTCGCAATAGGACCAATAGTTGTGCTCGCTGTGATTCATTGGAAACAGTGGCCACTAGAAGTCCAGAAGAGCTGTTATTACTTGTTCGATTTGCACAGATGCTCCTTTCTCCTACGACAGCAAAGCATGACATTATAGAATCTGGAAGTCACCTTCCAACCAAACAAGAAGCAGATGATGATTCATGGAGCCATATTATAGACACTCTCCTTGTTGGCAGCGGAACTTCATCTGGTACTATTGATTGGCTTCTTGAAGAGCTGCTGAAGGATAAGCTGCAGCTCTGGCTTTCCTACAGATCCCATGAAAGAGATGAAGGGACAGGTTGTTTTTTGTCCAAGAAAGAGCAGGGGATTATTCACATGGTTTCTGGGTTGGGCTTCGAGTGGGCCTTGAGCCCCATTCTCAGCTGTGGTGTGAATGTAAATTTCCGTGACATCAATGGGTGGACCGCCCTTCATTGGGCTGCACGGTTTGGAAG GGAAAAGGTGGTTGCTTCACTTATAGCTTCCGGCGCATCTGCTGGAGCAGTGACAGATCCGAATTCACAAGATCCAACTGGTAAAACTGCTGCCTCTATTGCGGCCTGCAATGGACATAAGGGACTTGCTGGGTATCTTTCAGAGGTTGATCTAACAAGCCATCTGTCATCCCTCACATTGGAAGAGAGGGATATTGCTAAAGGTTTTTCTGAGTTTGCAGCTGAGTTAACAAGCCATCTGTCTAAGGAAAATCTTGAAGTCAGTGAAGATCAGGTTTCAGTAGCAAATACCTTGGATGCTGTCAGAAATGCAGCTCTGGCAGCTGCTCGAATACAGGCTGCTTTTCGTGCACATTCCTTCCGGAAACggaaagagagagaagttgTGGCCGCTATGGCTTCTTCCAGTCTAGATGGATATGGTATCAGTGCAG GTGGCATTGACGATAACATTCCAGCACTTGCTGCCTTGTCAAAATTTGGCATTCGAAGCTTACGTGATTATGCTGCCTTATCAATTCAGAAGAAATACCGAGGCTGGAAAGGTCGCAAAGAATTCTTAGCATTGCGCCAAAAAGTAGTAAAGATACAG GCTCATGTGAGGGGTTACCAGGTTCGGAAGCAATACAAGATAATAATATGGGCCGTTGGAATTTTGGACAAAGTTGTGCTACGGTGGCGGAGAAAACGAGTTGGTTTACGAAGTTCTCAAAAAGAAACGGAGACAAATGAAGaaagtgatgatgaagattttcTGAAGGTGTTCCGAAAAGAGAAAGTAAATGTAGCAGTTGAAAAGGCTTTGAAACGGGTGCTTTCCATGGTCCATTCTACCCGTGCTCGTCAGCAATATAGTCGCCTCCTTGAGATGTATCGGCAAGCCAAG GCTGAACTTGGCAGCACGAGTGATGAAACACTGCTATCAACAACATCTGTAGAGGATGCTTTCAAtattgaagatgatgatttgTTTCAATTCCCCTGGGAAGCGCTCTAG
- the LOC130726129 gene encoding uncharacterized protein LOC130726129: protein MEQDRRLKLIDLAIQKLINDNKLQHKDPDAEYQLALSHLLSVSQLEMSKSDEMLKQSEASTPSEPEASVPERTVSKNKDAGEVEGRSRGSEIDEIVKELKKVKKQNFVTHCLLSVMIVLTAAWQLSQVSMMLKVRDGLNHPFRSFGSMIKRMVVPEINGQEPDDKEHPAEQSPSSINMPEMPSINVPSLQN from the exons ATGGAACAGGATCGGAGGCTTAAGCTCATCGACCTCGCCATTCAGAAGCTTATCAATGACAACAAACTCCAACATAAAGACCCTGACGCTGAATACCAACTCGCTCTCTCTCATTTACTCTCTGTCTCTCAG TTGGAAATGTCGAAAAGTGATGAAATGCTCAAGCAATCCGAGGCTTCTACTCCTTCAGAGCCAGAAGCTTCTGTGCCTGAGAGAACAGTTAGCAAAAATAAGGATGCTGGTGAGGTAGAAGGAAGATCCAGGGGAAGTGAGATTGATGAGATAGTCAAAGAGCTAAAGAAGGTAAAGAAGCAGAATTTTGTGACCCATTGCCTTCTTTCAGTGATGATTGTCCTCACTGCAGCCTGGCAACTATCACAAGTCTCTATGATGTTGAAAGTCAGAGACGGACTAAACCACCCGTTTCGATCTTTTGGAAGCATGATCAAGAGGATGGTTGTTCCTGAGATAAATGGCCAGGAACCTGATGACAAAGAACATCCAGCTGAACAATCTCCATCTTCAATCAACATGCCAGAGATGCCTTCTATCAATGTACCAAGTTTGCAGAATTGA
- the LOC130723498 gene encoding nuclear transport factor 2B-like: MDPDALAKAFVEHYYSTFDSNRAALANLYQEGSMLSFEGQKIQGSSNIVAKLTSLPFQQCHHSITTVDCQPSGATSAMLVFVSGNLQLAGEQHALNFSQMFHLMPTQQGSYYVLNDIFRLNYA; encoded by the exons ATGGATCCAGACGCGTTAGCAAAGGCATTCGTGGAGCACTATTACTCAACCTTCGATTCCAACCGTGCTGCTCTTGCTAATCTCTATCAGGAAGGTTCCATGCTCTCTTTCGAAGGTCAAAAGATTCAAGGTTCTTCAAACATCGTCGCTAAACTCACCTCTCTCCCTTTCCAACAGTGTCATCATTCCATCACCACCGTCGATTGCCAACCCTCCGGCGCCACCTCCGCCATGCTCGTCTTCGTCAGCGGTAACCTCCAACTCGCCGGTGAACAACACGCCCTCAACTTCAGCCAG ATGTTCCATTTGATGCCAACACAGCAGGGAAGCTATTATGTGTTGAATGACATATTCCGTTTGAACTATGCATGA
- the LOC130726892 gene encoding calmodulin-binding transcription activator 4-like isoform X3 — MLDPEYEHIVLVHYRDINEAKPNSGPARQSSPGSSSVFSQTGSSYTTQNPGTASMLGDDSCEPKLNFSSLGSLDVTSDMVTGNIIMSHLDETDAKVLRQLEEQLSLNEDSFKEFSPLYSKDEVPHDLTPCQDQILVYKEDISSAFSRPDDHKEHYDGYNGRQDDSRNDYHALLDHDCPDGHEKSLSWTEMLESCKPSSVIKLPEQHPYEAFENEKLLSSSRREIIANQESSHWLISNSNNAEKNSVAFSFPQDIGGVTSPLYSLEETQGTNSDYYTTFFDQIQIQEPLGTDSSLIVSEKQKFTIREVSPEYCYATETTKVIIIGSFLLPSSDSRWGCMFGDIEVPVEIIQDGVISCETPPHPLGKVTLCITSGNREPCSEVREFEFRNRTNSCARCDSLETVATRSPEELLLLVRFAQMLLSPTTAKHDIIESGSHLPTKQEADDDSWSHIIDTLLVGSGTSSGTIDWLLEELLKDKLQLWLSYRSHERDEGTGCFLSKKEQGIIHMVSGLGFEWALSPILSCGVNVNFRDINGWTALHWAARFGREKVVASLIASGASAGAVTDPNSQDPTGKTAASIAACNGHKGLAGYLSEVDLTSHLSSLTLEERDIAKGFSEFAAELTSHLSKENLEVSEDQVSVANTLDAVRNAALAAARIQAAFRAHSFRKRKEREVVAAMASSSLDGYGISAGGIDDNIPALAALSKFGIRSLRDYAALSIQKKYRGWKGRKEFLALRQKVVKIQAHVRGYQVRKQYKIIIWAVGILDKVVLRWRRKRVGLRSSQKETETNEESDDEDFLKVFRKEKVNVAVEKALKRVLSMVHSTRARQQYSRLLEMYRQAKAELGSTSDETLLSTTSVEDAFNIEDDDLFQFPWEAL, encoded by the exons ATGTTGGATCC GGAATATGAGCATATAGTACTCGTGCATTACAGAGATATAAATGAG GCCAAACCTAATTCTGGACCTGCCAGACAATCGTCACCAGGTTCCTCTTCTGTGTTTAGTCAGACTGGTAGCTCTTATACTACTCAGAACCCAGGGACAGCATCAATGCTTGGTGATGATTCATGTGAACCTAAACTGaatttctccagccttgggtcTTTGGATGTTACCTCTGATATGGTTACCGGGAACATTATAATGAGTCACCTGGATGAAACAGATGCAAAAGTTTTGCGCCAGTTGGAAGAACAGTTAAGTCTGAATGAGGACAGCTTCAAGGAATTTTCTCCCTTGTACAGTAAGGATGAAGTTCCACATGACCTAACACCTTGCCAAGATCAAATATTGGTTTACAAAGAAGATATCTCTTCAGCATTCTCGAGACCAGATGACCATAAAGAACATTATGATGGTTATAATGGAAGACAAG ATGACAGTCGTAATGATTACCATGCATTACTTGATCATGATTGCCCTGATGGACATGAAAAGTCATTATCTTGGACGGAGATGCTGGAATCGTGCAAGCCTTCATCCGTTATCAAGTTACCAGAGCAACATCCATACGAGGCATTTGAAAAT GAAAAGTTACTATCTTCTTCACGAAGGGAAATTATTGCCAACCAGGAAAGCAGCCACTGGCTAATCTCCAACAGTAATAATGCTGAGAAGAATT CAGTTGCCTTCTCATTTCCTCAAGACATTGGTGGAGTCACAAGTCCTCTATATTCTTTGGAAGAAACTCAAGGAACTAATTCTGACTACTACACAACATTTTTTGATCAAATCCAAATTCAAGAACCTCTGGGTACAGATTCAAGCTTGATTGTTTCAGAGAAACAGAAATTTACAATTAGGGAAGTCTCCCCAGAATATTGTTATGCCACTGAGACTACAAAG GTGATCATTATTGGGTCATTTCTCCTCCCTTCCTCGGATTCTAGGTGGGGTTGTATGTTTGGTGATATTGAAGTTCCTGTTGAGATAATTCAGGATGGCGTAATCAGTTGTGAAACTCCGCCCCATCCTCTCGGAAAGGTCACTCTGTGCATTACTTCAGGAAATAGGGAGCCATGCAGTGAAGTCAGAGAGTTTGAGTTTCGCAATAGGACCAATAGTTGTGCTCGCTGTGATTCATTGGAAACAGTGGCCACTAGAAGTCCAGAAGAGCTGTTATTACTTGTTCGATTTGCACAGATGCTCCTTTCTCCTACGACAGCAAAGCATGACATTATAGAATCTGGAAGTCACCTTCCAACCAAACAAGAAGCAGATGATGATTCATGGAGCCATATTATAGACACTCTCCTTGTTGGCAGCGGAACTTCATCTGGTACTATTGATTGGCTTCTTGAAGAGCTGCTGAAGGATAAGCTGCAGCTCTGGCTTTCCTACAGATCCCATGAAAGAGATGAAGGGACAGGTTGTTTTTTGTCCAAGAAAGAGCAGGGGATTATTCACATGGTTTCTGGGTTGGGCTTCGAGTGGGCCTTGAGCCCCATTCTCAGCTGTGGTGTGAATGTAAATTTCCGTGACATCAATGGGTGGACCGCCCTTCATTGGGCTGCACGGTTTGGAAG GGAAAAGGTGGTTGCTTCACTTATAGCTTCCGGCGCATCTGCTGGAGCAGTGACAGATCCGAATTCACAAGATCCAACTGGTAAAACTGCTGCCTCTATTGCGGCCTGCAATGGACATAAGGGACTTGCTGGGTATCTTTCAGAGGTTGATCTAACAAGCCATCTGTCATCCCTCACATTGGAAGAGAGGGATATTGCTAAAGGTTTTTCTGAGTTTGCAGCTGAGTTAACAAGCCATCTGTCTAAGGAAAATCTTGAAGTCAGTGAAGATCAGGTTTCAGTAGCAAATACCTTGGATGCTGTCAGAAATGCAGCTCTGGCAGCTGCTCGAATACAGGCTGCTTTTCGTGCACATTCCTTCCGGAAACggaaagagagagaagttgTGGCCGCTATGGCTTCTTCCAGTCTAGATGGATATGGTATCAGTGCAG GTGGCATTGACGATAACATTCCAGCACTTGCTGCCTTGTCAAAATTTGGCATTCGAAGCTTACGTGATTATGCTGCCTTATCAATTCAGAAGAAATACCGAGGCTGGAAAGGTCGCAAAGAATTCTTAGCATTGCGCCAAAAAGTAGTAAAGATACAG GCTCATGTGAGGGGTTACCAGGTTCGGAAGCAATACAAGATAATAATATGGGCCGTTGGAATTTTGGACAAAGTTGTGCTACGGTGGCGGAGAAAACGAGTTGGTTTACGAAGTTCTCAAAAAGAAACGGAGACAAATGAAGaaagtgatgatgaagattttcTGAAGGTGTTCCGAAAAGAGAAAGTAAATGTAGCAGTTGAAAAGGCTTTGAAACGGGTGCTTTCCATGGTCCATTCTACCCGTGCTCGTCAGCAATATAGTCGCCTCCTTGAGATGTATCGGCAAGCCAAG GCTGAACTTGGCAGCACGAGTGATGAAACACTGCTATCAACAACATCTGTAGAGGATGCTTTCAAtattgaagatgatgatttgTTTCAATTCCCCTGGGAAGCGCTCTAG